One Eubalaena glacialis isolate mEubGla1 chromosome 11, mEubGla1.1.hap2.+ XY, whole genome shotgun sequence DNA segment encodes these proteins:
- the GPRC5D gene encoding G-protein coupled receptor family C group 5 member D: MYEDCRESTGDYYFLCDTTGAWGTVLESLAATGIAVTILLLLAFLFLMRRVQDCSQWNVLPTQFLFLLGVLGLFSLAFAFIIQLNQQTAPIRYFLFGVLFALCFSCLLAHASNLVKLVRGQVSFSWKKILCIAIGVSLLQTIIATEYVTLIMTRGTMFMDMTPCQLNMDFVVLLVYVLFLMALTFFVSKAAFCGPCENWKQHGRLIFVTVVISIIIWVVWISMLMRGNPQLQRQPEWDDPVLCIALVTNAWVFLLLYIIPELCFLYRSCQQDCPLQGNACPLPVYERSFRAENQQLSRAQDGDGAEEDVALTEYGNPNSTVDPTQEDFISWAKVSPQQDAE, translated from the exons ATGTATGAGGACTGCAGAGAGTCCACTGGGGACTATTACTTCCTCTGTGACACCACGGGAGCGTGGGGCACTGTTCTGGAGTCCCTGGCAGCCACTGGCATAGCAGTTACAATTTTGCTGCTCCTGGCATTTCTCTTCCTCATGAGAAGGGTTCAAGACTGCAGCCAGTGGAATGTCCTCCCCACGCAGTTCCTCTTCCTCCTGGGTGTGCTGGGGCTCTTCAGCCTTGCTTTTGCCTTCATCATCCAGCTCAATCAGCAGACCGCCCCCATCCGCTACTTTCTCTTTGGGGTCCTCTTTGCTCTCTGTTTCTCGTGCCTCTTGGCTCATGCCTCCAACCTGGTGAAGCTGGTCCGGGGTCAAGTGTCCTTCTCTTGGAAGAAAATTCTGTGCATTGCTATTGGTGTCAGCCTATTGCAGACGATCATCGCCACCGAGTATGTGACTCTCATCATGACCAGAGGTACGATGTTTATGGATATGACACCCTGTCAACTCAACATGGACTTCGTGGTCCTCCTGGTTTACGTCCTCTTCCTGATGGCCCTCACGTTCTTCGTCTCCAAAGCTGCCTTCTGTGGGCCGTGTGAGAACTGGAAGCAGCACGGAAGGCTCATCTTCGTCACCGTGGTCATCTCCATCATCATCTGGGTGGTGTGGATCTCCATGCTCATGAGAGGCAACCCACAGCTCCAGCGGCAGCCCGAGTGGGACGACCCTGTCCTCTGCATCGCCCTGGTCACCAACGCGTGGGTTTTCCTGCTGCTGTACATCATACCGGAGCTGTGCTTTCTCTATAGATCGTGTCAGCAGGATTGCCCTCTGCAAGGCAATGCTTGCCCACTCCCAGTTTATGAACGCAGCTTCAGAGCGGAGAATCAGCAACTCTCAAGAG CCCAAGACGGTGATGGAGCTGAGGAGGATGTAGCATTAACTGAATATGGTAACCCCAACTCA